The Candidatus Mesenet endosymbiont of Agriotes lineatus region GGTGTAGATATTTCTAAACAAAAATTTGATGCTTGTTTGTTGGTAGGCAGTAAAGAACGACATAAAGTTTTTCACAACAATAAGGAGGGTTTTGAAAGGCTTGTAGCTTGGTGCAATAATCATGGAGCTGACCTTATTCATTTGTGTCTCGAAGCAACTGGTTGTTATAGTGAAGACTTAGTTAACTTTATGTATGATCTGGGGCATAATGTAAGTGTGATAAACCCAGCTCAAATCAAAGCTTTTGGCAAAAGTGAGTTGCTTAGAAACAAAACAGATAAGTCAGATGCTGCCATGATTGCTAAGTTTTGTATTGCTAACAAACCTAACCTTTGGAGACCTGTCCCTACTGAAGTTAAGTATTTAAAAGAACTTTATCGTTGTTTGCAAGCACTTAAAGATGACAAGTTGCAACAGATGAATCGCTTGGAAAATAAAAATATGTACTCCAGATGTCAACAAGCCATATCCGAGGTAATTGCTACAGTAGACACACAAATTGATGCATTAGAGAAAGAAATTAATGAGCATATCAATAACCATTTACATCTAAAAAATATGATAAAAAACATCAAGACTGTAAAAGGTATAGGACATCTTACTACTATTGCCGTTGTCTCAGAAATGCCATCAGTTGATAATTTTGATAATGCTAGGCAATTCACAGCTTTTGCTGGTCTAAATCCAGGACATTACCAATCAGGATCATCCGTAAGTAAAAAAGTCGAATATGGAAAATAGGATCTGAGCGTATTCGCAAGGCCCTTTATATGCCAGCTATAGTAGTTAAAAGATTTAATCCTAACTTTCAAAAATTTTGCCAGCGCTTAGCAAGTAAAGGAAAATGTCCAATGGTCA contains the following coding sequences:
- a CDS encoding IS110 family transposase — translated: MQTKAVLGVDISKQKFDACLLVGSKERHKVFHNNKEGFERLVAWCNNHGADLIHLCLEATGCYSEDLVNFMYDLGHNVSVINPAQIKAFGKSELLRNKTDKSDAAMIAKFCIANKPNLWRPVPTEVKYLKELYRCLQALKDDKLQQMNRLENKNMYSRCQQAISEVIATVDTQIDALEKEINEHINNHLHLKNMIKNIKTVKGIGHLTTIAVVSEMPSVDNFDNARQFTAFAGLNPGHYQSGSSVSKKVEYGK